A single genomic interval of Fretibacterium sp. OH1220_COT-178 harbors:
- the metF gene encoding methylenetetrahydrofolate reductase [NAD(P)H], translating to MKDFFNLPTPSYTFEIFPPKGSDNLAGTYATVDALASLSPDLISVTYGAGGTSRDNTLCIASGIQNRYDIWGLAHLTCVGSTKENIGQILDELRDNGVRNVLALRGDLKEPSDLGEFRHASDLITFIKEREGFHVFAACYPEKHLEAPSPEEDLFRLKEKSDLGVDALISQLFFDNDVFCRFRDRARAAGVTAPMIAGIMPITSATQIDKMITMCGATVPERVRRFVGAYGHNSRALKEAGIAYATEQIIDLLARGVDGIHLYTMNQADVVRHIDENIRGILYSTRVKRN from the coding sequence ATGAAGGATTTTTTCAATCTGCCGACGCCCAGCTATACGTTCGAGATCTTTCCCCCCAAGGGGTCGGACAATCTTGCGGGCACTTACGCCACGGTGGACGCCCTGGCCAGCCTCAGCCCGGACCTGATCAGCGTCACCTACGGCGCGGGCGGGACCAGCCGAGACAACACGCTCTGCATCGCATCCGGCATCCAGAACCGGTACGACATCTGGGGCCTGGCTCATCTGACCTGCGTCGGCAGTACGAAGGAGAACATCGGCCAGATCCTCGACGAGCTTCGGGACAACGGCGTCCGCAACGTCCTGGCCCTGAGGGGCGACCTGAAGGAGCCCTCCGACCTCGGAGAGTTCCGCCACGCCTCCGACCTGATCACCTTCATAAAGGAGCGCGAGGGATTCCATGTATTCGCCGCCTGCTACCCCGAAAAGCACCTCGAGGCCCCCAGCCCCGAGGAGGACCTGTTCCGTCTCAAGGAAAAATCGGACCTCGGCGTGGACGCCCTGATATCCCAGCTGTTCTTCGACAACGACGTCTTCTGCCGCTTCCGGGACAGGGCCCGCGCCGCCGGCGTGACGGCTCCCATGATCGCGGGCATCATGCCGATCACATCCGCCACGCAGATCGACAAGATGATCACGATGTGCGGCGCCACGGTGCCCGAGCGCGTCCGCCGCTTCGTCGGGGCCTACGGGCACAACAGCCGCGCCCTCAAGGAGGCGGGCATCGCCTACGCGACCGAGCAGATCATCGACCTCCTGGCCCGCGGCGTCGACGGAATCCACCTCTACACCATGAACCAGGCGGACGTCGTCCGCCATATCGACGAGAACATCAGGGGCATCCTCTACTCCACTCGGGTGAAAAGGAACTGA
- a CDS encoding vitamin B12 dependent-methionine synthase activation domain-containing protein — protein MQAGASMVNDALRFMGVPPEGRGGELAEKVLQAFEALERFITPRTVWGRFSVSTEEREILLAGDIRIGSADLARLMAHSRECWAVAVTLGPETDRRILLAQKRDMLEGMALDACASVRADALCDETERKILQELREGEFPTMRFSPGYGDAPLSASKEIINLLDATRRIGLAMTRSYMMTPVKSITALIGISDRREDRGRSCDQCTLGAACPYRKRGERCGT, from the coding sequence ATGCAGGCTGGCGCATCCATGGTCAACGACGCCCTGCGGTTCATGGGCGTCCCCCCGGAGGGCCGAGGCGGGGAACTGGCCGAAAAGGTCCTGCAGGCCTTCGAGGCACTGGAACGCTTCATTACGCCGCGTACCGTCTGGGGCCGTTTTTCGGTCAGCACGGAGGAGCGGGAAATCCTGCTGGCCGGCGACATCCGCATCGGGAGCGCCGATCTCGCCCGGCTCATGGCGCATTCCCGCGAGTGCTGGGCCGTGGCCGTGACTCTGGGGCCCGAGACGGACCGACGGATCCTCCTGGCCCAAAAGAGGGACATGCTGGAGGGCATGGCGTTGGACGCCTGCGCCTCGGTTCGTGCCGACGCCCTTTGCGACGAGACCGAGAGGAAAATCCTCCAGGAGCTCCGGGAGGGGGAGTTCCCGACGATGCGCTTCAGCCCCGGCTACGGCGACGCGCCCCTGTCCGCATCGAAGGAGATCATCAATCTCCTGGACGCGACGCGGCGCATCGGCCTGGCCATGACGCGCTCGTACATGATGACACCGGTGAAGTCCATCACCGCGCTGATCGGAATTTCGGATCGGAGGGAGGACCGCGGCCGCAGCTGCGACCAATGCACGCTCGGCGCGGCCTGCCCCTATCGAAAAAGGGGAGAACGCTGTGGGACATAA
- a CDS encoding homocysteine S-methyltransferase family protein: MGHKKDRKTLGQDILFFDGGMGTMLQARGLRLRELPETLNITHPDLIGAIHREYLAAGADFVTTNTFGANRYKLERSGNSVAEVVSAAVGIARSAADEFGARVALDIGPSGKVLAPLGDAAFEDVYETVAEQVRAGASGCDVVLLETFTDLYELKASLLAVKENCSLPVFATMSFEEGGRTFFGTGIDSMVLTLEGLGVSALGVNCSLGPVQLEPIVRAICARAHIPVMVQPNAGLPVMRDGVSSYDVTPAQFADVMARFADLGVAILGGCCGTNPDYIARTVQAVKRRTSFVVPRTVANVTAICTPAKAVVFDDDFTIIGERLNPTGKKSLQAALRAGDMDYVLKEALKQYDQGAHVLDVNVGLPDVDEPALLTRAVTEIQGIIDLPLQLDSASAGALEAAARVYNGKPLINSVNGKESSLRTVLPVVKKYGACVLGLTLDDSGIPESAEARLAVARRIVDEAERLGIPRHDILIDCLTLTASAQQDLVRETLKAVRMVKEELGVRTVLGLSNVSFGLPRRPLVNRTMFAAALMQGLDAAIINPGDAGMRETLAAWRLLIGTDRNAQDYIAYCEEHPESESISSAQSTAPKGPDSVDKGDLASAIARGLKDEAAERTRELLGTIPPLEVIERHIVPALDAVGRDYEAKRLFLPQLIKSAEAAKAAFERLRERLAAGSSDGAAPGEPIALATVYGDVHDIGKNIVKVILENYNFRVFDLGKDVPPERVVAEVKRNGIRIVGLSALMTTTVASMKDTIEKLRRECPEVKVIVGGAVLTPDLAKYVDADHYARDAMEAVRIATQISATTTA, from the coding sequence GTGGGACATAAAAAAGACCGAAAGACGCTCGGACAGGACATCCTGTTCTTCGACGGGGGAATGGGGACGATGCTTCAGGCTCGCGGCCTCCGGCTCCGCGAGCTGCCCGAGACCCTGAACATCACCCATCCGGACCTGATCGGGGCCATCCACAGGGAATACCTGGCGGCCGGGGCCGACTTCGTCACGACCAACACGTTCGGAGCCAACCGCTACAAGCTGGAGCGGTCCGGAAATTCGGTCGCGGAGGTGGTATCCGCGGCCGTGGGCATCGCCCGCTCCGCGGCGGACGAGTTCGGCGCCCGCGTGGCCCTGGACATCGGGCCTTCCGGCAAGGTTCTGGCTCCCCTGGGGGACGCCGCGTTCGAGGACGTCTACGAAACCGTGGCCGAACAGGTCCGGGCCGGCGCCTCGGGATGCGACGTCGTTCTGTTGGAGACCTTCACCGATCTCTACGAGCTCAAGGCATCGCTTCTGGCGGTGAAGGAGAACTGTTCCCTCCCCGTGTTCGCGACCATGAGCTTCGAGGAGGGGGGGCGCACCTTCTTCGGGACGGGCATCGACTCCATGGTGCTTACGCTCGAGGGGCTGGGCGTCTCGGCCCTGGGGGTCAACTGCTCGCTTGGGCCCGTTCAGCTGGAGCCCATCGTTCGGGCGATCTGCGCACGCGCGCACATCCCCGTGATGGTTCAGCCCAACGCGGGCCTGCCGGTGATGCGGGACGGAGTCTCCTCCTACGACGTGACGCCCGCCCAGTTCGCGGACGTGATGGCCCGCTTCGCCGATCTGGGCGTCGCCATCCTGGGCGGCTGCTGTGGCACAAATCCGGATTACATCGCCCGGACGGTACAGGCCGTGAAACGGAGAACCTCCTTTGTGGTTCCCCGCACGGTCGCCAACGTGACAGCCATCTGCACACCGGCGAAGGCCGTGGTCTTCGATGACGACTTCACGATCATCGGAGAACGGCTGAATCCCACGGGGAAAAAGTCTCTCCAGGCCGCTCTGCGCGCCGGGGACATGGACTATGTCCTGAAGGAGGCGCTGAAGCAGTACGACCAGGGAGCCCACGTCCTGGACGTCAACGTGGGGCTGCCGGACGTCGACGAACCCGCCCTGCTGACTCGGGCCGTCACGGAGATACAGGGCATCATCGACCTTCCCCTGCAGCTCGACTCCGCCAGTGCCGGGGCTCTGGAGGCCGCGGCGCGCGTCTACAACGGCAAGCCTTTGATCAACTCGGTAAACGGCAAGGAGTCCAGCCTCCGAACCGTTCTGCCGGTCGTCAAAAAATACGGGGCCTGCGTCCTCGGGCTGACGCTCGACGACTCCGGCATTCCGGAGTCCGCCGAGGCGCGTCTTGCCGTGGCGCGCCGCATCGTAGACGAGGCGGAACGGCTGGGCATTCCCCGACACGACATCCTGATCGACTGCCTGACCCTGACGGCCTCGGCGCAACAGGATCTGGTCCGGGAGACCCTGAAGGCCGTGCGGATGGTCAAGGAGGAGCTGGGCGTACGGACCGTTCTGGGGCTCAGCAACGTGTCGTTCGGCCTACCCAGGCGCCCCCTGGTGAACCGAACCATGTTCGCGGCCGCCTTGATGCAGGGGCTGGACGCGGCCATCATCAACCCCGGCGATGCCGGCATGCGGGAAACGCTGGCCGCGTGGCGGCTTCTCATCGGGACGGACCGGAACGCGCAGGACTATATCGCCTACTGCGAGGAACATCCGGAGTCCGAGTCCATCTCCTCGGCGCAAAGCACCGCGCCCAAGGGTCCGGACTCGGTGGACAAGGGCGATCTTGCCTCCGCCATAGCCCGGGGACTGAAGGACGAGGCGGCGGAACGAACGCGGGAGCTCCTGGGAACCATCCCTCCCCTCGAGGTCATCGAGCGGCACATCGTCCCCGCCCTCGACGCCGTGGGACGGGACTACGAGGCCAAGCGCCTCTTCCTCCCGCAGCTGATCAAGTCCGCCGAGGCGGCGAAGGCAGCCTTCGAGCGTCTGCGGGAAAGGCTGGCCGCAGGATCCAGCGATGGGGCGGCACCCGGGGAACCGATTGCCCTGGCCACGGTCTATGGCGACGTCCACGACATCGGCAAGAACATCGTCAAGGTCATCCTGGAGAACTACAACTTCCGGGTCTTCGACCTCGGCAAGGACGTCCCTCCGGAGCGGGTCGTCGCCGAGGTGAAGCGGAACGGCATCCGGATCGTCGGCCTGAGCGCCCTGATGACGACTACCGTTGCCAGCATGAAGGACACCATAGAAAAACTGCGCCGGGAGTGTCCTGAGGTGAAGGTGATCGTGGGCGGCGCCGTCCTGACCCCCGATTTGGCCAAGTACGTGGATGCGGACCACTACGCCCGCGATGCCATGGAGGCCGTGCGGATCGCCACGCAGATCTCCGCCACAACCACAGCTTGA
- a CDS encoding HNH endonuclease, giving the protein MRQVYLQRKNGVYFADTGITKDLWKMLLKDPAIFTPRSLDMIEKWYGSPNCEATFQDVQERYPEQYGNKRRSCFNGIIVGLGKRIGKRLKIEVVNNIYLNGKNAYFVIIVDGWYEKAKGGAFVWKLKDELVEALDELNCFQDSPIGEPLETIVPTSGIEGAKKQYYVTRYERSSKNRRAAIRLHGTTCQICGFNFENAYGVLGKDFIEVHHVHPLSSRDEVIEIDPGKDLICLCSNCHSMIHRNPSTVLSPQELKGILEQSQG; this is encoded by the coding sequence TTGCGCCAAGTTTACCTCCAAAGAAAAAATGGGGTGTATTTTGCGGATACCGGAATCACGAAAGATCTCTGGAAAATGTTGTTGAAAGATCCGGCCATTTTTACCCCCAGGTCCCTGGACATGATCGAAAAATGGTACGGCTCACCCAATTGCGAGGCAACGTTCCAGGACGTTCAGGAACGCTATCCCGAGCAGTACGGCAACAAAAGACGATCCTGCTTTAACGGGATTATCGTAGGCCTGGGCAAACGCATAGGCAAAAGACTAAAAATAGAGGTCGTCAACAACATCTACTTGAACGGCAAAAACGCTTATTTCGTCATCATCGTTGATGGATGGTACGAGAAGGCAAAGGGCGGAGCGTTCGTCTGGAAGCTGAAGGACGAACTGGTCGAGGCACTCGACGAACTGAACTGTTTTCAGGATAGTCCTATCGGCGAGCCGCTGGAAACCATAGTGCCAACATCCGGTATAGAGGGTGCAAAAAAGCAGTATTACGTGACTCGTTACGAACGGAGCTCCAAGAACAGAAGAGCTGCGATTAGGCTTCATGGTACGACCTGCCAGATATGTGGATTCAATTTTGAAAACGCCTACGGGGTTTTGGGAAAGGATTTTATAGAGGTGCATCACGTCCATCCGCTGTCTTCACGAGATGAGGTCATTGAAATCGATCCCGGAAAAGACTTGATTTGCCTTTGCTCCAATTGTCACTCCATGATCCATCGCAATCCTTCTACAGTGCTTTCCCCTCAGGAACTTAAAGGAATCTTAGAGCAGTCGCAAGGCTAA
- a CDS encoding cobalamin B12-binding domain-containing protein has protein sequence MSVEKVRELMVAGDGDEAVAKVKELLEKGVDAKEIMAGLTEEMGVLGQKFENFEVFLPDLMVAGDAFMQIMNDVLKERLVGDGTDKKPTTVIIGTVKGDYHDIGKNIVGIVLQANGFNVVDLGADVDPVAYMEAARKEKAAVVGLSALMTTTMPGQEEFIKLVKDAGDQGKYLVCVGGAPTSVEWAERIGADVWSFDAFECAAKIKDLLK, from the coding sequence ATGTCTGTCGAAAAAGTGCGCGAACTGATGGTCGCAGGGGACGGCGACGAGGCCGTCGCGAAGGTCAAGGAGCTGTTGGAGAAGGGGGTCGACGCCAAGGAGATCATGGCGGGCCTGACGGAGGAGATGGGAGTTCTGGGCCAGAAGTTCGAGAACTTCGAGGTCTTCCTTCCGGACCTCATGGTCGCTGGAGACGCCTTCATGCAGATCATGAACGACGTCCTCAAGGAGCGCCTGGTCGGAGACGGCACGGACAAAAAGCCCACCACCGTGATCATCGGCACCGTCAAGGGCGATTACCACGATATTGGAAAGAACATTGTGGGCATCGTTCTGCAGGCGAACGGTTTCAACGTCGTCGACCTGGGAGCGGATGTCGACCCCGTCGCATACATGGAGGCGGCCCGTAAGGAGAAGGCCGCTGTCGTGGGGCTTTCCGCCCTGATGACCACGACGATGCCCGGCCAGGAGGAGTTCATCAAGCTGGTGAAGGACGCCGGGGACCAGGGGAAATATCTGGTCTGCGTCGGCGGAGCTCCCACCTCCGTCGAATGGGCGGAGCGCATCGGAGCCGACGTCTGGTCCTTCGACGCCTTCGAGTGCGCGGCGAAAATCAAGGACCTTCTGAAATAG
- a CDS encoding monomethylamine:corrinoid methyltransferase, whose amino-acid sequence MSTFRMWEVFAKADEGPFYKDQGEWMLKSFIPEMRRVIKEYDIKYDGKTIVNCDDALADRVWAAAKDFFVSVGVYHQDTHRVMKFSEREVNEVLYTKRPKYLIGAGHDQRWLQVRSIEDKERRPFHLFSPDANFSTDIHKKACMAYLKEPLLDGLCAPLIEDFMGRKATSQTPTEVAAAMEHAMNLRDAQRLVGKPDVWTVSVGTAETDQAQIAAANAEWGVRPSHRDGRMVSILTEMTTNDAMLNKSMHYRSYGNVFGNLCGAIFGGHAGGAEGTLVLQTAYNIEGACLYGSCWALNFPFHLKWQSTTTRELLWLQSVLTQALSRNSNLILLNNLFANAGPGTEQLYWECANHALATESSGGNPWGAATCRNKFTDHATPLESRFYHEVSEASFKMRLPRAKAEELCQKIMAKYEKLIPTDNYGKTIQEVYDMDRLTPRQEYLDQYERMRDELCAMGLEFPY is encoded by the coding sequence ATGTCGACGTTCAGAATGTGGGAAGTTTTTGCCAAGGCGGACGAGGGCCCCTTCTACAAGGACCAGGGGGAGTGGATGCTCAAGAGCTTCATCCCCGAGATGAGGCGGGTCATCAAGGAATATGACATCAAATACGACGGGAAGACCATCGTCAACTGCGACGATGCCCTGGCCGACCGCGTGTGGGCGGCGGCAAAGGACTTTTTCGTCTCCGTCGGAGTCTACCATCAGGACACGCACCGCGTCATGAAGTTCTCCGAGCGGGAGGTCAACGAGGTCCTCTACACCAAGCGGCCCAAGTATCTCATCGGAGCGGGACACGATCAGCGCTGGCTGCAGGTCCGGTCCATCGAGGACAAGGAGCGTCGCCCCTTCCACCTCTTCAGCCCCGACGCGAATTTCAGCACGGACATCCACAAGAAGGCCTGCATGGCCTACCTCAAGGAACCCCTGCTCGACGGGCTTTGTGCTCCTCTGATCGAGGATTTCATGGGCCGCAAGGCGACGTCCCAGACCCCCACGGAGGTGGCGGCCGCCATGGAGCACGCCATGAACCTTCGGGACGCCCAACGCCTGGTCGGCAAGCCGGACGTCTGGACCGTCTCGGTGGGCACCGCCGAGACCGATCAGGCCCAGATCGCCGCGGCGAACGCCGAATGGGGCGTTCGTCCCTCGCACCGGGACGGGCGCATGGTCTCCATCCTCACCGAGATGACCACCAACGACGCCATGCTCAACAAGTCCATGCACTACCGCTCCTACGGCAACGTCTTCGGCAACCTTTGCGGGGCCATCTTCGGCGGGCACGCGGGAGGCGCCGAGGGAACGCTCGTCCTGCAGACGGCCTACAACATCGAGGGAGCGTGTCTGTACGGGTCCTGCTGGGCCTTGAATTTCCCCTTCCACCTGAAGTGGCAGTCCACCACGACCCGGGAGCTGCTGTGGCTCCAGAGCGTCCTCACCCAGGCGCTGTCCCGCAATTCCAACCTCATTCTCCTGAACAACCTTTTCGCCAACGCCGGCCCCGGAACGGAGCAGCTGTACTGGGAGTGCGCGAACCACGCCCTGGCCACCGAGTCCTCGGGCGGCAATCCCTGGGGCGCCGCGACCTGCCGCAACAAATTCACCGATCACGCCACGCCGCTGGAGTCCCGCTTCTACCACGAGGTCTCGGAGGCCTCCTTCAAGATGCGCTTGCCCCGGGCGAAGGCCGAGGAGCTCTGCCAGAAGATCATGGCGAAGTACGAGAAGCTCATCCCGACGGACAACTACGGAAAGACCATCCAGGAGGTCTACGACATGGATCGGCTGACTCCGAGGCAGGAGTACCTGGATCAGTACGAGCGTATGAGAGACGAGCTCTGTGCGATGGGACTCGAGTTCCCCTATTAA
- a CDS encoding uroporphyrinogen decarboxylase family protein: MNGKERVLKALRFEEVDRVPWVPFTGVHVAKLVNSDAPSLLTRADVLVEAVAAAAERYHADGVCSAFDLQAEAEALGCTLHWPKNNPPAVTGHILAEGKALADLPEFTRESGRLPIFFEATRKLVERLGDRVAVFALCCGPFTLALHLRGSTFIMDMIKKPDEAHAVLKYCAEISRRMGEWYMETGAHIIAVVDPMTSQISPKHFETFVTPYVKPVIDEVRGRNGIVTLFCCGNATKNIELMMKCSPNAIAFDEQVDLAFVRDLAHQYKVCFEGNIPLTTTLLFGSPKECVEDVKKRIAIGGKQGYILSPGCDLPYDTPFYNLEAVGLYAATGEEPSDTAGFLSLEDALSQAEESGEVFEDVVVEPGRVFIEIVTLDSEGCAPCQYMCEAVRSVEERYGDKLRWRESLIKSVAGIKRTQALGVSTLPTLLINNEVVFDNITPTSEELIKEIDKRLG; the protein is encoded by the coding sequence ATGAACGGAAAGGAAAGGGTTTTAAAGGCCTTGCGTTTCGAGGAAGTGGACCGGGTCCCGTGGGTCCCCTTCACGGGGGTCCACGTGGCGAAACTGGTGAACAGCGACGCCCCCAGCTTGCTGACCCGGGCGGACGTCCTGGTCGAGGCCGTGGCGGCTGCGGCGGAACGCTATCACGCGGACGGGGTCTGCTCCGCCTTCGACCTTCAGGCGGAGGCCGAAGCGCTGGGCTGCACGCTCCATTGGCCGAAGAACAATCCCCCCGCCGTCACGGGGCACATCCTGGCGGAGGGCAAGGCGTTGGCGGACCTTCCGGAGTTCACGCGCGAGAGCGGCCGTCTTCCCATCTTCTTCGAGGCCACCCGCAAATTGGTCGAGCGTCTGGGAGACCGTGTGGCCGTCTTCGCGCTCTGCTGCGGTCCCTTCACCCTGGCTCTCCACCTCCGGGGCTCGACGTTCATCATGGATATGATCAAAAAGCCCGACGAGGCTCATGCGGTGCTCAAATACTGCGCGGAGATCTCCCGCAGGATGGGAGAGTGGTACATGGAGACGGGAGCCCACATCATCGCCGTCGTCGATCCCATGACCAGCCAGATCTCGCCCAAGCACTTCGAGACCTTCGTCACCCCCTACGTCAAGCCGGTCATCGACGAGGTGCGCGGACGCAACGGCATCGTGACGCTCTTCTGCTGCGGCAACGCGACAAAGAACATCGAGCTGATGATGAAATGTTCGCCTAATGCGATCGCTTTTGACGAACAGGTCGATCTGGCCTTCGTCCGGGACCTCGCCCATCAGTACAAGGTGTGCTTCGAGGGCAACATCCCGCTGACGACGACCCTGCTCTTCGGCTCGCCCAAGGAGTGCGTCGAGGATGTGAAAAAACGCATCGCCATCGGCGGCAAGCAAGGCTATATCCTGTCGCCCGGCTGCGATCTGCCCTACGACACGCCCTTCTACAACCTCGAGGCCGTCGGGCTTTACGCCGCGACGGGCGAGGAGCCGTCCGACACGGCGGGCTTCCTCTCCCTGGAGGACGCGCTCAGCCAGGCCGAGGAATCCGGCGAGGTGTTCGAGGACGTCGTCGTGGAGCCGGGCCGAGTGTTCATCGAGATCGTAACTCTGGACTCCGAGGGCTGCGCGCCGTGCCAGTACATGTGCGAGGCCGTCAGGTCCGTGGAGGAACGCTACGGGGACAAGCTGCGTTGGAGGGAGTCGCTCATCAAGAGCGTCGCGGGAATAAAGAGAACCCAGGCCCTGGGGGTCTCGACCCTTCCCACCCTGCTCATCAACAACGAGGTCGTCTTCGACAACATCACCCCCACCTCGGAGGAGCTCATCAAGGAGATCGACAAACGCCTGGGGTGA
- the nhaC gene encoding Na+/H+ antiporter NhaC: protein MERERKPSFPLALVTFIGVAAIISYGLLGLGLDAHIPIAIAAGFAAIIGKCFVGIEWSEMENSVFAAITSSLSALLILIAIGMLVGSWVLSGVVPGMIYYGLNLLSPGIFLLATLLLCSVTSLATGSSWGVGGTVGVALIGIAAGLGIPAPLTAGVVISGAYFGDKMSPLSDTTNLAPAVSGSNLFDHIRAMIWTTVPSYLIVMAITLYLGTHYAGASANFDASRIQALQTLMAKEFPISPVYTAVPALLVLVLAILRFPAIPSMMAGVAAASVFSLIQGHSLHDVLNVLHYGYESTIASQFSSLSIDKVPELLAQLNLTGLSPEMAHDAGNLLTELLKKGGVDSMMWSLSLIIIALILGGIMESCRYLDVLLTPLLNRVRSVGGLVSLVAASCVAGNFFLGDQYLGIVVPGRMFKNAVARSGLSPRMLSRSLEDTATMTAVLIPWTGCGAFQAKAMGVPTLTYLPYCFLNYINPIVAIVMSYLGIGIYWGPNGADKVEKRTALSFDFTKEAVEG from the coding sequence ATGGAGAGAGAAAGAAAACCGAGTTTCCCACTGGCGCTCGTCACCTTTATCGGCGTCGCGGCGATCATCAGCTACGGGCTTTTGGGCCTGGGGTTGGACGCGCACATCCCCATCGCCATCGCCGCGGGCTTCGCCGCCATCATCGGAAAGTGCTTCGTCGGCATCGAATGGTCGGAGATGGAGAACTCCGTATTCGCCGCCATAACCTCCTCACTGAGTGCGTTGCTGATCCTCATCGCCATAGGGATGCTCGTGGGCTCCTGGGTCCTTTCCGGCGTGGTGCCGGGGATGATCTACTACGGCCTCAACCTCCTTTCTCCGGGGATCTTCCTGCTGGCCACCCTGTTGCTTTGTTCCGTGACCTCCCTGGCCACGGGTTCCTCCTGGGGGGTCGGCGGGACCGTCGGCGTGGCCCTCATCGGAATCGCCGCCGGACTTGGAATCCCCGCGCCCCTCACGGCAGGCGTCGTCATCTCGGGCGCCTACTTCGGGGACAAGATGTCCCCCCTGTCCGACACCACCAACCTGGCTCCGGCCGTGTCGGGTTCCAATCTCTTCGATCACATCCGGGCAATGATCTGGACCACCGTGCCCTCCTATCTCATTGTGATGGCGATAACCCTCTACCTGGGCACCCACTACGCCGGAGCATCCGCAAATTTCGACGCCAGCCGAATTCAGGCGCTGCAGACCCTCATGGCCAAAGAGTTCCCGATCAGCCCCGTCTACACGGCCGTCCCCGCCCTGCTCGTTCTGGTTCTGGCCATCCTGAGATTTCCGGCCATTCCCAGCATGATGGCCGGCGTCGCGGCCGCCTCGGTGTTTTCCCTGATCCAGGGACACAGCCTTCACGACGTTCTGAACGTCCTGCACTACGGATACGAATCCACGATCGCCTCCCAGTTCTCCAGCCTTTCGATCGACAAAGTGCCGGAGCTGCTGGCCCAGCTGAACCTCACGGGTCTTTCGCCCGAGATGGCCCACGACGCGGGGAACCTCCTCACCGAGCTCCTGAAGAAGGGGGGCGTGGACAGCATGATGTGGTCCCTGTCCCTCATCATCATCGCGTTGATCCTGGGGGGAATCATGGAGAGCTGCCGCTATCTCGACGTCCTGCTCACCCCCCTGCTCAATCGCGTCCGGTCCGTGGGCGGTCTGGTCTCGCTCGTCGCGGCCTCCTGTGTCGCCGGCAACTTCTTCCTGGGCGACCAATACCTGGGAATCGTCGTCCCCGGGCGCATGTTCAAGAACGCCGTCGCCCGCTCCGGGCTCTCGCCCAGAATGCTCTCCCGTTCCCTCGAGGACACCGCCACCATGACGGCCGTGCTGATTCCCTGGACGGGCTGCGGCGCATTTCAGGCCAAGGCGATGGGCGTCCCCACCCTCACCTACCTGCCCTATTGTTTCCTGAACTACATCAACCCGATCGTGGCGATCGTGATGAGCTACCTCGGCATCGGAATCTACTGGGGACCGAACGGAGCCGACAAGGTGGAAAAAAGGACGGCTCTTTCCTTCGACTTCACGAAGGAGGCTGTCGAGGGATAG